The Acidimicrobiales bacterium genome has a segment encoding these proteins:
- the nuoL gene encoding NADH-quinone oxidoreductase subunit L translates to MLDNAFLIPLLPLLGFGVLAAVGRRAGDPSAGWIGASAVGGSFLCTLVAFLELVGKDDGARSVGDHLFTWIQVGGFRVDAGLLLDPLSVTMALFVTGVGFLIHVYSIGYMHGDERFHRFFVYLNLFVFSMLMLILGDSLLLTFLGWEGVGACSYLLISFWFERESAASAGKKAFVVNRIGDFGFMIAMFLCFATFGTLQYAGIIEGAEGASHTTVTAIALLLFVGACGKSAQLPLFVWLPDAMEGPTPVSALIHAATMVTAGVYLMARVAPLLALTPDVGTTIAVVGAVTALFAATVACAQDDIKRVLAYSTISQLGYMFLAVGSGAYVAAIFHMVTHAFFKALLFLGAGSVIHGLHDEQDMKRMGALKRWMPVTSATFIIGWLAIAGVPPFAGFWSKDDILLNAYDKSAALWAVGLVTALLTAYYMSRQVFLVFYGGERWRTAPAADKHELTEPEPVAPDAPSGHEPAAVGHAGVPAAHGGHGAEPHESPWLMAGPLVVLAGLSVIGGVINLPFGTGGRLEHWLEPVFGEALHDVEATSGTKLTLAAVAVAAAAAGIAFAYATFMKGRRIDAFEPAILKRAWGIDALYAAVIVTPGRALSAFAAYVVDARIIDGVVDGMGSLVRGGGTILRRVQTGYVRNYALGVAFGATVLLGWVMVRSGGV, encoded by the coding sequence GTGCTCGACAACGCCTTCCTGATCCCGCTGCTGCCCCTGCTGGGGTTCGGCGTCCTCGCCGCCGTCGGGCGCCGGGCCGGCGATCCGTCGGCGGGATGGATCGGCGCCTCGGCCGTGGGCGGCTCGTTCCTGTGCACGCTGGTCGCCTTCTTGGAGCTGGTCGGCAAGGACGACGGGGCCCGCTCGGTCGGCGACCACCTCTTCACCTGGATCCAGGTCGGCGGGTTCCGTGTCGACGCCGGGCTGCTGCTCGACCCCCTGTCCGTCACGATGGCCCTCTTCGTCACCGGCGTCGGCTTCCTGATCCACGTGTACTCGATCGGCTACATGCACGGCGACGAGCGCTTCCACCGGTTCTTCGTCTACCTGAACCTCTTCGTGTTCTCGATGCTCATGCTCATCCTGGGCGACAGCCTCCTGCTCACCTTTCTCGGGTGGGAAGGTGTGGGCGCCTGCTCCTACCTGCTGATCTCCTTCTGGTTCGAGCGCGAGTCGGCGGCAAGCGCCGGCAAGAAGGCCTTCGTCGTCAACCGCATCGGCGACTTCGGTTTCATGATCGCCATGTTCCTGTGCTTTGCCACCTTCGGCACGCTGCAGTACGCCGGCATCATCGAGGGAGCCGAGGGCGCCTCCCACACCACCGTCACCGCCATCGCCCTGCTCCTGTTCGTCGGCGCCTGTGGCAAGTCGGCTCAGCTGCCCCTGTTCGTCTGGCTGCCCGACGCCATGGAGGGCCCCACGCCGGTGTCGGCCCTCATCCACGCCGCCACCATGGTCACCGCCGGGGTCTATCTCATGGCTCGCGTGGCCCCGCTGCTGGCCCTCACGCCAGACGTCGGGACCACCATCGCCGTCGTCGGCGCGGTGACGGCGCTCTTCGCCGCCACCGTCGCCTGCGCCCAGGACGACATCAAGCGCGTCCTCGCCTACTCCACGATCTCGCAGCTCGGGTACATGTTCCTGGCCGTCGGCAGCGGTGCCTACGTGGCGGCCATCTTCCACATGGTCACCCACGCCTTCTTCAAGGCCCTGCTGTTCCTCGGCGCCGGATCCGTGATCCACGGCCTCCACGACGAGCAGGACATGAAGCGCATGGGCGCGCTCAAGAGGTGGATGCCCGTCACGTCGGCCACGTTCATCATCGGCTGGCTCGCCATCGCCGGCGTGCCGCCGTTCGCCGGGTTCTGGTCGAAGGACGACATCCTCCTCAACGCCTACGACAAGAGCGCCGCGCTGTGGGCCGTCGGCCTGGTCACGGCCCTGCTCACCGCGTACTACATGTCCCGCCAGGTGTTCCTCGTGTTCTATGGCGGCGAGCGCTGGCGGACGGCACCGGCCGCCGACAAGCACGAGCTCACCGAGCCCGAGCCGGTGGCACCCGACGCCCCGTCGGGCCACGAGCCGGCCGCCGTTGGCCACGCCGGCGTCCCTGCGGCTCACGGCGGCCACGGAGCCGAGCCGCACGAGTCGCCGTGGCTGATGGCCGGTCCGCTCGTGGTGCTGGCCGGCCTCTCGGTGATCGGCGGGGTGATCAACCTGCCCTTCGGCACGGGAGGGCGCCTGGAGCACTGGCTGGAGCCGGTGTTCGGCGAGGCCCTCCACGACGTGGAGGCCACCAGCGGCACCAAGCTCACGCTGGCCGCCGTCGCCGTGGCGGCCGCCGCCGCCGGCATCGCCTTCGCCTACGCCACCTTCATGAAGGGCCGCCGCATCGACGCGTTCGAGCCGGCGATCCTCAAGCGGGCATGGGGGATCGACGCGCTGTACGCCGCCGTCATCGTCACGCCGGGACGGGCGCTTTCGGCCTTCGCCGCCTACGTCGTGGACGCCAGGATCATCGACGGCGTGGTCGACGGCATGGGAAGCCTGGTGCGGGGCGGCGGCACAATCCTCCGGAGGGTGCAGACCGGCTACGTCCGCAACTACGCCCTCGGCGTCGCCTTCGGGGCCACCGTGCTCCTCGGCTGGGTCATGGTGCGGTCGGGCGGGGTGTGA
- the nuoK gene encoding NADH-quinone oxidoreductase subunit NuoK, with translation MTVGGEWYLTLAAALFTIGAVGVLVRRNVLVMFMCVELMLNAVNLTFVTFARMLDDIGGQALVFFVLVVAAAEVVVGLGIIVAIFRRRAGATADDLHLLKG, from the coding sequence ATGACCGTCGGCGGAGAGTGGTACCTCACCCTGGCCGCCGCCCTGTTCACCATCGGCGCTGTCGGGGTGCTCGTGCGCCGGAACGTCCTCGTGATGTTCATGTGCGTCGAGCTCATGCTGAACGCCGTCAACCTCACGTTCGTCACCTTCGCCCGCATGCTCGACGACATCGGCGGCCAGGCACTGGTGTTCTTCGTGCTCGTGGTTGCGGCAGCCGAGGTCGTGGTCGGCCTGGGGATCATCGTCGCCATCTTCCGCCGCCGGGCCGGTGCCACGGCCGACGACCTCCACCTCCTCAAGGGATAG
- a CDS encoding NADH-quinone oxidoreductase subunit J translates to MTVLLAAATKADAGVFVAAAVIVLSGAIGVVISSNPVHAALSLVLTLFGVAVLFVAQDAHFLAAVQVIVYAGAIVVLFLFVIMLIGVDRAENVREEPLTAQRPIAVLLGIVALAEILLLSRGTDWATGARSVAGPASGPQPNVEKLAESIFTRFLFAFEVTSVLLVIAVVGAVTLVRRPPSEPVDDEGQGATAEPTVLEVAMADEDGV, encoded by the coding sequence ATGACGGTGTTGCTGGCCGCCGCCACCAAGGCCGACGCCGGCGTCTTCGTGGCCGCCGCCGTGATCGTGCTGTCGGGGGCCATCGGCGTGGTGATCTCGTCCAATCCCGTGCACGCCGCCCTGTCGTTGGTGCTCACGCTGTTCGGCGTGGCCGTCCTGTTCGTGGCCCAGGACGCCCACTTCCTCGCCGCCGTGCAGGTGATCGTCTACGCCGGCGCCATCGTCGTGCTCTTCCTGTTCGTGATCATGCTGATCGGCGTCGATCGGGCCGAGAACGTCCGCGAGGAACCGCTCACCGCACAGCGCCCCATCGCCGTCCTCCTCGGCATCGTGGCCCTGGCCGAGATCCTCCTGCTCTCCCGGGGCACCGACTGGGCCACCGGGGCGCGGTCGGTCGCAGGGCCGGCCAGCGGCCCGCAGCCCAACGTGGAGAAGCTGGCCGAGAGCATCTTCACGCGTTTCCTGTTCGCCTTCGAGGTGACCTCGGTGCTGCTGGTCATCGCCGTGGTGGGCGCCGTCACACTCGTCCGCAGGCCACCTTCCGAGCCGGTCGACGACGAGGGGCAGGGGGCCACCGCCGAGCCGACGGTGTTGGAGGTGGCAATGGCCGACGAGGACGGCGTATGA
- the nuoI gene encoding NADH-quinone oxidoreductase subunit NuoI, with translation MGYFDGFKVTFRTMFEKRVTVEYPDVKRPKPERFHGRHVLNRYEDGMEKCIGCELCAGVCPARCIYVRGADNPPDAPVSPGERFGFVYEINFLRCIHCDLCVEACPTEAITESKLFEFSFTDRKDAIYTKDELVVGDDGKPQKLPWEDWREGDDIHTSAWVRATAPSGNARYEGRVQWSGELGYGVRPPEPAQAGDAQAVLPPPADGTVE, from the coding sequence ATGGGCTACTTCGACGGCTTCAAGGTCACGTTCAGGACGATGTTCGAGAAGCGTGTCACCGTCGAGTACCCCGACGTGAAGCGCCCGAAGCCCGAGCGCTTCCACGGCCGGCACGTGCTGAACCGCTACGAGGACGGGATGGAGAAGTGCATCGGCTGCGAGCTGTGCGCAGGTGTCTGCCCGGCCCGGTGCATCTACGTCCGGGGCGCCGACAACCCGCCCGACGCACCGGTCTCCCCGGGGGAGCGGTTCGGCTTCGTCTACGAGATCAACTTCCTGCGTTGCATCCACTGCGACCTGTGCGTCGAGGCGTGTCCCACCGAGGCCATCACCGAGTCGAAGCTGTTCGAGTTCTCCTTCACGGACCGCAAGGACGCCATCTACACCAAGGACGAGCTCGTCGTCGGCGACGACGGGAAACCGCAGAAGCTCCCGTGGGAGGACTGGCGGGAGGGCGACGACATCCACACCTCGGCGTGGGTCCGGGCCACCGCACCCTCGGGAAACGCGCGCTACGAAGGTCGTGTCCAGTGGTCCGGGGAGCTCGGGTACGGCGTTCGGCCGCCCGAGCCGGCGCAGGCTGGCGACGCCCAAGCCGTTCTCCCGCCGCCGGCGGACGGCACGGTCGAATGA
- the nuoH gene encoding NADH-quinone oxidoreductase subunit NuoH, with amino-acid sequence MTGLLIAGDPLFGEGVDGAVVLIVAVKVLVVFAVLMVSVLFMVWFERKLVSDMQARIGPNRAGPWGLLQTLADGIKLFFKEDLLPDQADRAVFRLAPYLSLVPAFLTFAIVPVGGVVTFGKHTTRLQLADPPVGILFLLAMSSVAVYGVMLAGWSSGSKYPLLGSVRASAQMVSYEAALGLSVAAVVLVTESLNTSDIVASQSGETLFSYNIFRLGFVPFVIFCLAATAELNRPPFDLVEAEQELVGGFHTEYSSLRFALFFLAEFMSTVVMSAVIVTLFLGGPAGPAPDGGFLGAIVPVGWFLAKMFVFLFTYVWLRATLPRFRYDQLMDLGWKRLIPLSLFWLLVLAGMRLDRKYGFAVFIGGAVLGGLLVRALHIGRATAEGRIGSMPAFEETP; translated from the coding sequence GTGACCGGGCTGCTCATCGCCGGCGACCCGCTCTTCGGCGAGGGGGTGGACGGCGCCGTCGTGCTCATCGTGGCCGTCAAGGTGCTGGTCGTCTTCGCCGTCCTCATGGTGTCGGTGCTGTTCATGGTGTGGTTCGAGCGCAAGCTGGTGTCCGACATGCAGGCCCGCATCGGTCCCAACCGGGCCGGGCCGTGGGGACTCCTCCAGACCCTGGCCGACGGCATCAAGCTCTTCTTCAAGGAAGACCTGCTCCCCGACCAGGCCGACCGGGCGGTGTTCCGGCTGGCCCCCTACCTCTCGCTCGTGCCGGCCTTCCTCACGTTCGCCATCGTGCCCGTCGGCGGGGTGGTCACCTTCGGCAAGCACACCACGCGGCTCCAGCTGGCCGACCCCCCCGTCGGTATCCTCTTCCTGTTGGCCATGTCGTCGGTGGCCGTCTACGGCGTGATGCTGGCCGGGTGGTCGTCCGGTTCGAAGTACCCGTTGCTGGGCTCCGTCCGCGCGTCGGCCCAGATGGTGTCGTACGAGGCGGCACTGGGGCTTTCGGTGGCGGCCGTCGTCCTGGTCACCGAATCGCTCAACACCAGTGACATCGTCGCCTCCCAATCGGGCGAGACGCTGTTCAGCTACAACATCTTCCGCCTCGGGTTCGTGCCCTTCGTCATCTTCTGCCTGGCCGCCACCGCAGAGCTGAACCGGCCGCCGTTCGACCTGGTGGAGGCGGAGCAGGAGCTTGTCGGCGGGTTCCACACCGAGTACTCCTCGCTGCGCTTCGCCCTGTTCTTCCTGGCCGAGTTCATGAGCACGGTGGTGATGTCGGCCGTCATCGTCACCCTGTTCCTCGGCGGTCCGGCCGGGCCGGCGCCCGATGGCGGGTTCCTCGGCGCCATCGTCCCGGTGGGCTGGTTCCTCGCCAAGATGTTCGTCTTCCTCTTCACCTACGTGTGGCTGCGGGCCACCCTGCCCCGCTTCCGCTACGACCAGCTCATGGACCTCGGCTGGAAGCGCCTCATCCCCCTGTCCCTGTTCTGGCTGCTCGTGCTCGCCGGCATGCGGCTCGACCGTAAGTACGGCTTCGCCGTCTTCATCGGCGGCGCGGTGCTGGGAGGCCTGCTGGTGCGCGCCCTCCACATCGGCCGAGCCACGGCGGAAGGCCGCATCGGTTCGATGCCCGCCTTCGAGGAGACCCCGTAG
- the nuoG gene encoding NADH-quinone oxidoreductase subunit NuoG, whose product MAEQTENKPDTVTITIDGEQVTAKPGEMLIAAAERAGVYIPRFCYHPRMRPVGMCRMCLVEVKGPRGFALSPACFVPTAEGQEVVTTSPTVKKAQDGVLEFLLVNHPLDCPVCDKGGECPLQDQTLAFGPGETRFVEEKRHWAKPIALSELVYLDRERCIQCDRCTRFADEVAGDPLIEFVGRGDHIEVNTFPDQPFASYFSGNTVQICPVGALLARPYRFKARPWDLEQVESTCTMCSVGCRVAVQSSSNQLTRYLGVDSEPVNHGWLCDQGRFSYQYVNSDDRLASPLVRKGDELVEASWGEALSMTAKALDAARAVHGPGAIAVLGGARLANEDAYAWAKLAKGVLGTDNVDAQMGDGLPAEVVLGLPRATIDEACSAPAVVLLAPDIKEELPVLYLRLREAAVDKGVPLVELTPQRTGLTRYCTSSLAYRPGEAAVLAKALVSGSTSAVAGIPAAAIDEARALVADGAVVVLGRPSLAESAASIAAAAAELATLPGVRFLPALRRGNVMGALDMGLAPGVLPGRVSLDAGRAWFGDAWPNFPAGRGLDTGGTLAAAAEGRIQALVLLGADPAADFPDRQLARQALAGAGFVVAVDAFLTESSRQADVVLPAAAFAERRGTTTNIEGRITSLGQKIVPHGVSWADWMIAVELAARLGTELGFESVEQVWDEIERTAPSHAGITRAVLGDRGRRDGVTAPFDVPAHAPAGPSPQSRTDTSSGATTDVPGAVDPIADPGIDAAETQGVPATGVAPEPAASPDDRHGAPAMTEMPRPSLLSFSGGAPSVPLPPLDAYSLRLVSARTLYGAGTLTQMAPALAALAELPCARANPSDLDRLGMGRGGRVRVRSNRANFLVDAQPDAGIPRGSISLAFNSIDPGGDGAGSLIDAQAVVTDVRVETP is encoded by the coding sequence ATGGCTGAGCAGACCGAGAACAAGCCCGACACCGTGACCATCACCATCGACGGCGAACAGGTCACGGCCAAGCCCGGCGAGATGCTCATCGCCGCCGCCGAGCGGGCCGGCGTGTACATCCCCCGGTTCTGCTACCACCCCCGCATGCGGCCCGTGGGCATGTGCCGCATGTGCCTGGTCGAGGTGAAAGGCCCACGGGGCTTCGCTCTCTCGCCCGCCTGCTTCGTCCCCACCGCCGAGGGCCAAGAGGTCGTCACCACGTCTCCGACTGTGAAGAAGGCGCAGGACGGGGTCCTCGAGTTCCTGCTCGTGAACCACCCGCTGGACTGCCCCGTGTGCGACAAGGGCGGGGAGTGCCCACTCCAGGATCAGACGCTCGCCTTCGGCCCGGGCGAGACGAGGTTCGTGGAGGAGAAGCGGCACTGGGCCAAGCCCATCGCCCTCTCCGAACTGGTGTACCTGGACCGCGAGCGGTGCATCCAGTGCGACCGCTGCACCCGCTTCGCCGACGAGGTCGCAGGCGATCCGCTCATCGAGTTCGTCGGCCGGGGCGACCACATCGAGGTCAACACGTTTCCCGACCAACCCTTCGCGTCCTACTTCTCGGGGAACACCGTCCAGATATGTCCCGTCGGCGCGCTCCTGGCCCGGCCGTACCGGTTCAAGGCGCGGCCCTGGGACCTCGAGCAGGTCGAGAGCACCTGCACCATGTGCTCGGTCGGCTGCCGGGTGGCGGTGCAGTCCTCCTCCAACCAGCTCACCCGCTATCTCGGTGTCGACAGCGAGCCGGTCAACCACGGCTGGCTGTGCGACCAGGGCCGCTTCAGCTACCAGTACGTCAACAGCGACGACCGGCTCGCCTCCCCACTCGTGCGCAAGGGCGACGAGCTGGTGGAGGCGTCCTGGGGAGAGGCGCTATCGATGACGGCCAAGGCGCTCGACGCGGCGCGGGCCGTGCATGGTCCGGGCGCCATCGCCGTGCTGGGCGGCGCACGTCTGGCCAACGAGGACGCGTACGCCTGGGCCAAGCTGGCCAAGGGGGTCCTGGGCACCGACAACGTCGACGCGCAGATGGGCGACGGGCTCCCGGCCGAGGTGGTCCTCGGGCTGCCCCGCGCCACGATCGACGAGGCGTGCTCCGCCCCCGCCGTCGTCCTGCTGGCCCCCGACATCAAAGAGGAGCTCCCCGTCCTCTACCTGCGCCTGCGGGAGGCGGCGGTCGACAAGGGAGTCCCGCTCGTCGAGCTCACGCCCCAGCGAACGGGCCTCACCCGGTACTGCACGTCGTCCCTGGCGTACCGCCCGGGGGAGGCCGCCGTGCTGGCCAAGGCGCTCGTCTCGGGCTCCACGTCCGCCGTCGCCGGCATCCCGGCCGCCGCCATCGACGAGGCGCGCGCGCTGGTCGCCGACGGCGCCGTAGTGGTGCTGGGGCGACCGTCGCTGGCGGAGTCGGCCGCCTCGATCGCCGCAGCAGCCGCCGAGCTGGCCACCCTCCCGGGTGTGCGCTTCCTGCCCGCCCTGCGCCGCGGCAACGTCATGGGCGCCCTCGACATGGGCCTGGCGCCGGGCGTTCTGCCCGGCCGGGTCTCCCTCGACGCCGGTCGGGCGTGGTTCGGCGACGCATGGCCGAATTTTCCCGCCGGCCGAGGGCTCGACACCGGTGGCACCCTGGCCGCCGCCGCCGAGGGTCGCATCCAGGCCCTCGTCCTTCTCGGGGCCGACCCGGCGGCCGACTTCCCCGACCGCCAGCTGGCTCGGCAGGCGCTGGCCGGCGCCGGGTTCGTCGTCGCCGTCGACGCCTTTCTCACCGAGTCGTCGCGCCAGGCCGATGTCGTGCTGCCGGCCGCCGCGTTCGCGGAGCGCCGGGGCACCACGACCAACATCGAGGGCCGCATCACCTCACTCGGCCAGAAGATCGTCCCCCACGGCGTCTCCTGGGCCGACTGGATGATCGCCGTCGAGCTCGCCGCCCGGCTCGGCACCGAGCTGGGCTTCGAGAGCGTCGAGCAGGTGTGGGACGAGATCGAGCGGACCGCCCCGTCCCACGCCGGGATCACCCGGGCCGTTCTCGGCGACCGCGGCCGGCGCGACGGCGTCACTGCGCCCTTCGACGTCCCGGCGCACGCACCGGCGGGCCCGTCCCCGCAGTCGCGAACCGACACCTCCTCGGGGGCCACCACCGATGTCCCTGGAGCCGTCGACCCCATCGCCGATCCGGGGATCGACGCGGCCGAGACCCAGGGCGTTCCCGCCACCGGCGTGGCTCCCGAGCCTGCGGCGTCGCCCGACGACCGGCACGGGGCCCCGGCCATGACGGAGATGCCCCGCCCTTCGCTGCTGTCGTTCTCCGGCGGGGCGCCGTCCGTGCCGCTCCCGCCCCTCGACGCCTATTCGCTGCGGCTGGTCTCGGCCCGCACGCTGTACGGCGCCGGAACCCTCACGCAGATGGCGCCGGCGCTCGCCGCCCTGGCCGAGCTGCCATGCGCGCGGGCCAACCCGTCCGACCTCGACCGGCTCGGCATGGGCAGGGGCGGGCGGGTACGGGTCCGCTCGAACCGGGCCAACTTCCTGGTCGACGCCCAGCCCGACGCCGGCATCCCGCGCGGGTCGATCTCGCTGGCGTTCAACAGCATCGATCCCGGCGGCGACGGCGCAGGAAGCCTCATCGACGCCCAGGCCGTCGTCACCGACGTGCGGGTGGAGACGCCGTGA
- the nuoF gene encoding NADH-quinone oxidoreductase subunit NuoF — MPLTDAAPIVTRRIGNADSWTLESYLGNGGYQGLRKALTMEPEAITQEVLTSNLLGRGGAGFEAGKKWSMLGKARPAYVVVNGDESEPATFKDHMLLENDPHQIIEGTLICALAVGAAQAFIFVRGEFALGIERMTAALNEAYAHGAVGRGIFGSGFSIDVVIHPGAGAYICGEETALIESLEGKRGFPRIKPPFFPAAIGLYGKPTIVNNVETVSNLPWIVENGGAAFAALGIGRSTGTRIFSLSGHVNRPGNYEVEMAKVSFRDLMEDPRLGGGIRNGNKLKAFIPGGASAPWFGPDQVDMALDQDAVGKAGSMLGSGSIVVMDESTCMVRAAWRITRFFHRESCGQCTPCREGSGWLDKIMRRIEEGAGRESDLDLLFDVCDNIAPGLSWPPRQTTICVLGPSIPSSITSGVRMFRDEFLTHVKEGACPYG; from the coding sequence ATGCCTCTGACCGACGCCGCCCCAATCGTCACCCGCCGCATCGGCAACGCCGACTCGTGGACCCTCGAGTCCTACCTCGGCAACGGCGGGTACCAGGGCCTGCGCAAGGCGCTGACCATGGAGCCCGAGGCCATCACGCAGGAGGTCCTCACGTCCAATTTGCTGGGGCGGGGCGGGGCCGGGTTCGAGGCGGGCAAGAAGTGGTCGATGCTGGGCAAGGCTCGGCCCGCCTACGTGGTCGTCAACGGCGACGAGAGCGAGCCGGCCACGTTCAAGGACCACATGCTCCTCGAGAACGACCCGCATCAGATCATCGAGGGCACGCTCATCTGCGCCTTGGCCGTCGGGGCGGCCCAGGCGTTCATCTTCGTCCGTGGCGAGTTCGCCCTCGGCATCGAGCGCATGACGGCCGCCCTCAACGAGGCCTATGCCCACGGCGCCGTCGGCCGCGGCATCTTCGGCTCCGGCTTTTCCATAGACGTGGTCATCCACCCCGGCGCCGGCGCGTACATCTGCGGCGAGGAGACGGCCCTCATCGAGAGCCTCGAGGGCAAGCGGGGCTTTCCCCGCATCAAGCCCCCCTTCTTCCCTGCCGCCATCGGGCTCTACGGCAAGCCCACCATCGTGAACAACGTCGAGACGGTCTCGAACCTGCCGTGGATCGTCGAGAACGGCGGCGCCGCCTTCGCCGCCCTCGGGATCGGCCGCTCCACAGGCACGCGGATCTTCTCGCTGTCCGGCCACGTGAACCGGCCGGGCAACTACGAGGTCGAGATGGCCAAGGTGTCGTTCCGCGATCTCATGGAGGACCCGCGTCTCGGCGGAGGCATCCGCAACGGCAACAAGCTCAAGGCCTTCATCCCCGGCGGCGCATCGGCCCCCTGGTTCGGCCCCGACCAGGTCGACATGGCCCTCGACCAGGACGCCGTGGGCAAGGCCGGCTCGATGCTCGGGTCCGGCTCGATCGTGGTGATGGACGAGAGCACGTGCATGGTCCGCGCCGCCTGGCGCATCACCCGGTTCTTCCACCGGGAATCCTGCGGTCAGTGCACGCCGTGCCGCGAGGGCAGCGGTTGGCTCGACAAGATCATGCGCCGCATCGAGGAGGGCGCCGGTCGGGAGTCGGATCTCGACCTGCTGTTCGACGTGTGTGACAACATCGCCCCCGGATTGTCGTGGCCGCCCCGCCAGACCACCATCTGCGTGCTCGGCCCGTCGATCCCCTCCTCCATCACCTCCGGGGTCCGCATGTTCCGCGACGAGTTCCTCACCCACGTCAAAGAGGGCGCGTGCCCGTATGGCTGA
- a CDS encoding NAD(P)H-dependent oxidoreductase subunit E: MARLMAENEKRARDLIALYPESRSALIPMLHVAQEQDGWLMPDAIAHVAELLNLTAAEVYGTASFYDMFFTHPVGRHLVSVCTNIACLLNGGLELLEHAERTLGVSGGGTTHDGEFTLEEVECIALCGQAPCLAVNWRFFGDVTPERFDTLVADLRSGALAEQVPPHGTLCRVRRAVGLPAAATPESGPGPEVPSAPGGARPQSPGTT; the protein is encoded by the coding sequence ATGGCACGCCTCATGGCGGAGAACGAGAAGCGGGCGCGGGACCTCATCGCCCTCTACCCCGAGTCGCGGTCGGCACTCATTCCCATGCTGCACGTCGCCCAGGAGCAGGACGGCTGGCTCATGCCCGACGCCATCGCCCACGTCGCCGAGCTGCTGAACCTCACCGCCGCCGAGGTCTACGGCACGGCCTCGTTCTACGACATGTTCTTCACTCATCCGGTGGGCCGCCACCTGGTGTCGGTGTGCACCAACATCGCATGCCTGCTCAACGGCGGCTTGGAGCTGCTCGAGCACGCCGAGAGGACCCTGGGCGTCTCGGGCGGCGGCACCACCCACGACGGCGAATTCACCCTGGAAGAGGTGGAGTGCATCGCCTTGTGCGGCCAGGCGCCGTGCCTGGCCGTCAACTGGCGCTTCTTCGGCGACGTCACGCCCGAGCGCTTCGACACGCTGGTGGCCGACCTCCGCTCCGGCGCACTGGCCGAGCAGGTCCCGCCCCACGGCACGCTGTGCCGGGTCCGGCGCGCCGTCGGCCTCCCGGCCGCAGCCACGCCGGAGTCGGGCCCGGGGCCCGAGGTCCCGTCCGCGCCCGGCGGCGCCCGACCGCAGAGCCCGGGAACCACCTGA
- a CDS encoding NADH-quinone oxidoreductase subunit D yields the protein MTAPTSGVAGTSEGAQELHRRAATDPDELLREGGVLRLPEGAVLDPGDMNVEVNEDETMIINMGPQHPSTHGVLRLMLELDGETVVRSKPVVGYLHTGMEKTQEDLMYIQGSTNVTRMDYLANFFNETVFSLAVETLLEVEVPERATWIRMLFMELNRVSSHLLFMATNGMDLGAISMMLYGWRERELVLAFFERTTGLRMNCNYVRPGGVAADLPEGWREEILSICETILPRLDQYDILLTGQPIFQERTQGVGVLTPEEAIALAATGPVLRSTGVEWDLRRDMPYMHYDQLEFDVVVGTHGDAFDRYAIRLNEIRESIRLVRQIVDLVPGGDYRVQDKKVTPPPRARIDESMEALIHHFKLFTEGFKVPAGEAYVAVESPRGELGGYLVSDGSAKPYRFHMRDPSFVNLQTLPVMLRGGFVADAVAVISSVDPVMGGVDR from the coding sequence GTGACCGCTCCCACCTCCGGCGTCGCCGGCACCTCCGAGGGTGCCCAGGAGCTGCACCGCCGGGCCGCCACCGATCCGGACGAGCTCCTTCGCGAGGGCGGCGTGCTGCGCCTGCCCGAGGGGGCCGTGCTCGACCCCGGCGACATGAACGTCGAGGTGAACGAGGACGAGACCATGATCATCAACATGGGGCCGCAGCACCCAAGCACCCACGGTGTGCTGCGCCTCATGCTCGAGCTCGACGGGGAGACGGTGGTGCGGTCGAAGCCCGTGGTGGGCTACCTCCACACGGGAATGGAGAAGACCCAGGAAGACCTGATGTACATCCAGGGGTCCACCAACGTCACGCGTATGGACTACCTGGCCAACTTCTTCAACGAGACGGTGTTCTCGCTGGCGGTGGAGACCCTGCTCGAGGTGGAGGTGCCCGAGCGGGCCACGTGGATCCGCATGCTGTTCATGGAGCTCAACCGGGTGTCGTCCCACCTGCTGTTCATGGCCACCAACGGCATGGACCTGGGCGCCATCTCGATGATGCTCTACGGGTGGCGCGAGCGGGAGTTGGTGCTGGCCTTCTTCGAGCGCACCACAGGGCTGCGGATGAACTGCAACTACGTCCGCCCGGGTGGGGTCGCCGCCGACCTGCCGGAGGGCTGGCGCGAGGAGATCCTGTCGATCTGCGAGACCATCCTGCCCCGCCTCGACCAGTACGACATCCTGCTCACCGGCCAGCCCATCTTCCAGGAGCGCACGCAAGGGGTGGGCGTGCTCACGCCCGAGGAGGCCATCGCCCTGGCGGCCACCGGCCCGGTGCTGCGCTCCACCGGCGTGGAGTGGGACCTCCGCCGTGACATGCCGTACATGCACTACGACCAGCTCGAGTTCGACGTGGTGGTCGGCACTCACGGTGACGCCTTCGACCGCTACGCCATCCGCCTCAACGAGATCCGCGAGTCGATCAGGCTGGTCCGCCAGATCGTCGACCTGGTCCCCGGCGGCGACTACCGCGTCCAGGACAAGAAGGTCACGCCGCCACCGCGGGCCCGTATCGACGAGTCGATGGAGGCGCTTATCCACCATTTCAAGCTGTTCACCGAAGGCTTCAAGGTGCCCGCCGGAGAGGCGTACGTCGCCGTCGAGTCGCCGCGGGGTGAACTGGGTGGCTACCTCGTCTCCGACGGGTCGGCCAAGCCGTACCGCTTCCACATGCGGGACCCCTCGTTCGTGAACCTGCAAACGCTCCCGGTCATGCTCCGCGGCGGCTTCGTGGCCGACGCCGTGGCGGTCATCTCGTCGGTGGACCCGGTGATGGGTGGGGTGGACCGCTGA